In the Caballeronia sp. LZ062 genome, one interval contains:
- the recC gene encoding exodeoxyribonuclease V subunit gamma — MLELFYSNRHETLAAALFEDLDAFAMRESDPFASEAVIVPSAAVRRRLELDMAERFGICANVQFCYLAQWLWAQIGRVLPVPAHSPFAPDRLAWRCYRLFDEPAFRQAPRLSTYLNAADDSMRYELARRIATVFDHYLTYRPEWLTHWQAGGSILAGGGAQTEARGPHLPGASDIQRQDEHWQAALWRALLQDLASPDADHDPTPPAYRFLAEVPRFDLDTVMRAEWPRRISVFALPTMPPLHIALLRELSRWIDVRIYALNPCREFWFDIVSEARVEQLQLKGEADFQEVGHPLLAEWGRQTQAQLHMLNELTESAASSERELFEENPAPTWLARVQNGILTLDEDNAWPQPEEIVDTGVEVHVCHSLSRQLEVLHDRLLDWFDSIEGLEPSDVLVAFPDLAVAGPLIDGIFGTAPAGASNERRRIPYRITGLPPSQANSVARAMLDWLALAERGVGAPELIEWLRVDAIAARYGIDAASLETAQEWLAQAGARRGLRPDEVTSEHVPAARHTFADALTRLFLGYALPGGGAPVADWLPVEGAQGSEAELLGRLTHFIDDIDAFAKEIEAPRTARAWGDLLQDALARFFDSGVAFNDTIGDVRHAIDALVVAIDEGARDTEVPAAVIRTALTDTLDDPARGGVPWGGVTFSSLTSLRGLPYRVVCLLGMDDGMLPSLTRADEFDLMASFGKLGDRQRRDDERNLFLDLLLAARDRLMIAYTGRSIRDNAVLPPAALIDELLDYLGQAVAGKHAAPEALRAARALFVHEHPLQPFAPEYFEPGGRLFTYEPERAELARALAAGRTHGSPPFFATPLPPEEDEDIVAFDDFVRFWRHPARALLRDRLGIALVDADAELDITEPFELGFAGRDALAARVLPSLLDAADETAARVRERARHVARTSPEMPGGATGAVWQAREMHALAHLADRIRVSVAEGVTRLPFALDIAPRWPDSDGVALFAAHDDTLIDERPFTLAGTLNRLTPQGQVIYRYDQPRARDYLSAWLTHLAYCAALPDGPRRTVWHGRGGQSADFELAPVADPLAHLGTLAALYRAGRRMPLRFFPKSAWLKLAEGDAKAHAAWESDRTRAESDDPAYRIAFRGESLSLDERFAALARIVFEPLRQHLRSGA; from the coding sequence ATGCTCGAACTCTTCTACTCGAATCGCCACGAAACGCTTGCTGCCGCGCTCTTCGAAGACCTTGACGCCTTCGCCATGCGCGAGAGCGATCCCTTCGCGAGCGAGGCCGTGATCGTGCCGAGCGCGGCCGTGCGCCGCCGGCTGGAACTCGACATGGCCGAGCGTTTCGGCATCTGCGCCAACGTGCAGTTCTGCTATCTCGCGCAGTGGCTGTGGGCGCAGATCGGCCGCGTGCTGCCGGTGCCTGCGCACTCGCCGTTCGCGCCGGACCGGCTCGCGTGGCGCTGCTATCGCCTGTTCGACGAACCCGCGTTCCGGCAAGCGCCGCGTCTGTCGACGTATCTGAACGCCGCCGACGATTCCATGCGCTACGAACTCGCGCGCCGCATCGCCACTGTGTTCGATCACTATCTGACTTATCGCCCGGAATGGCTCACGCACTGGCAGGCGGGCGGCTCGATTCTCGCGGGCGGCGGCGCGCAAACCGAGGCGCGCGGGCCGCATCTGCCCGGCGCGAGCGACATCCAGCGCCAGGACGAACACTGGCAGGCGGCGCTGTGGCGCGCGCTGCTGCAAGACCTCGCATCGCCGGATGCAGATCATGATCCGACGCCGCCCGCGTACCGCTTTCTCGCGGAAGTGCCGCGATTCGATCTCGATACCGTGATGCGCGCCGAGTGGCCGCGCCGCATCAGCGTGTTCGCTTTGCCGACGATGCCGCCGCTGCACATCGCGCTGCTGCGCGAACTGTCGCGCTGGATCGACGTGCGCATCTACGCGCTCAATCCGTGCCGCGAGTTCTGGTTCGACATCGTGAGCGAGGCGCGCGTCGAGCAATTGCAGTTGAAGGGCGAGGCGGACTTTCAGGAAGTCGGGCATCCGCTGCTCGCGGAGTGGGGGCGTCAAACGCAGGCGCAGCTTCACATGCTCAACGAGCTGACGGAGAGCGCCGCGTCCAGCGAACGCGAACTGTTCGAGGAGAACCCCGCGCCGACGTGGCTCGCGCGCGTGCAGAACGGCATTCTCACGCTGGACGAGGACAACGCTTGGCCGCAGCCGGAAGAGATCGTCGATACGGGCGTGGAAGTGCACGTCTGCCATAGCCTCTCGCGGCAACTCGAAGTGCTGCACGACCGCCTGCTCGACTGGTTCGACTCGATAGAAGGGCTGGAGCCGTCCGACGTGCTCGTCGCGTTTCCGGACCTGGCGGTGGCCGGCCCGCTGATCGACGGCATCTTCGGCACGGCGCCGGCGGGCGCGAGCAACGAGCGGCGGCGCATTCCGTATCGCATCACGGGCTTGCCGCCGTCGCAGGCGAATTCCGTCGCGCGTGCCATGCTCGACTGGCTCGCGCTCGCCGAGCGCGGCGTCGGCGCGCCCGAGCTGATCGAGTGGCTGCGCGTCGATGCGATCGCCGCGCGCTACGGCATCGACGCCGCATCGCTCGAAACGGCGCAGGAATGGCTCGCGCAGGCAGGCGCGCGGCGCGGGCTGCGGCCCGACGAAGTGACGAGCGAGCACGTGCCCGCCGCGCGCCACACCTTCGCCGATGCGCTCACGCGCCTCTTTCTCGGCTATGCGCTGCCCGGCGGCGGCGCGCCCGTCGCGGACTGGTTGCCGGTGGAAGGCGCGCAAGGCTCGGAGGCGGAACTGCTCGGGCGCCTCACGCACTTCATCGACGATATCGACGCCTTCGCGAAGGAAATCGAAGCGCCGCGCACAGCGCGTGCGTGGGGCGATCTGCTGCAGGATGCGCTCGCGCGTTTCTTCGATAGCGGCGTCGCGTTCAACGACACCATCGGCGACGTGCGCCACGCCATCGACGCGCTCGTCGTCGCCATCGACGAAGGGGCGCGCGACACCGAGGTGCCGGCCGCCGTGATCCGCACCGCGCTCACCGACACGCTCGACGATCCCGCGCGCGGCGGCGTGCCGTGGGGCGGCGTCACGTTCTCGTCGCTCACGAGCCTGCGCGGCTTGCCGTATCGCGTCGTGTGCCTGCTCGGCATGGACGACGGCATGCTGCCGAGTCTCACGCGCGCCGACGAATTCGACCTCATGGCGAGCTTCGGCAAGCTCGGCGACCGCCAGCGGCGCGACGACGAGCGCAATCTCTTTCTCGACTTGCTGCTTGCCGCGCGCGACCGGCTGATGATCGCGTACACGGGCCGCAGCATTCGCGACAACGCCGTGCTGCCGCCCGCCGCGCTGATCGACGAACTGCTCGATTATCTGGGGCAGGCCGTGGCGGGCAAGCATGCCGCGCCCGAGGCGCTGCGGGCGGCGCGCGCGTTGTTCGTTCACGAGCATCCGCTTCAGCCGTTCGCGCCAGAGTATTTCGAGCCGGGCGGCCGGCTTTTCACCTACGAGCCCGAGCGGGCAGAACTGGCGCGCGCGCTCGCGGCGGGGCGCACGCACGGCAGTCCGCCGTTCTTCGCCACGCCGCTGCCGCCCGAAGAAGATGAAGACATCGTCGCGTTCGACGATTTCGTGCGTTTCTGGCGGCACCCGGCGCGCGCGCTGCTGCGCGACCGTTTGGGCATTGCGCTCGTGGATGCCGACGCCGAACTCGACATCACCGAGCCGTTCGAACTGGGCTTCGCAGGCCGCGATGCGCTGGCGGCGCGCGTGCTGCCGTCGCTGCTCGATGCGGCGGACGAGACGGCAGCGCGCGTGCGCGAACGCGCCCGCCACGTCGCGCGCACGAGCCCTGAAATGCCCGGCGGCGCGACCGGCGCGGTCTGGCAGGCGCGGGAGATGCACGCGCTCGCGCATCTGGCGGACCGCATCCGCGTGTCGGTGGCAGAAGGCGTGACGCGGCTGCCGTTCGCGCTCGATATCGCGCCGCGCTGGCCTGACAGCGATGGCGTGGCGCTCTTCGCCGCACACGACGACACGCTCATCGACGAGCGGCCGTTCACGCTCGCCGGCACGCTGAATCGCCTGACGCCGCAAGGGCAGGTGATCTACCGCTACGACCAGCCGCGCGCCCGCGACTATCTCTCGGCGTGGCTCACGCACCTGGCGTATTGCGCGGCGCTGCCGGACGGTCCGCGCCGCACGGTCTGGCACGGGCGCGGCGGGCAGTCGGCGGATTTCGAACTGGCGCCCGTTGCCGATCCGCTTGCGCATCTCGGCACCCTTGCGGCGCTGTATCGCGCCGGACGACGCATGCCGCTGCGCTTCTTTCCAAAGAGCGCGTGGCTCAAGCTGGCCGAAGGCGATGCCAAAGCGCACGCCGCTTGGGAGTCCGATCGCACGCGGGCCGAGTCCGACGATCCGGCGTATCGCATTGCCTTTCGCGGTGAATCTCTGTCGCTCGACGAACGTTTCGCCGCGCTCGCGCGCATCGTATTCGAACCGCTTCGGCAGCATTTGCGGAGCGGCGCATGA
- a CDS encoding Lrp/AsnC family transcriptional regulator encodes MDLIDRKLLELLQSDVTMPIAELASRVNLSQTPCWKRVQRLKETGVIRAQVALCDPKKLGVGTTVFVAVRTNQHTQSWADEFTRAVRDIPEVVEVYRMSGETDYLLRVVVSDIDDYDRVYKQLIRAVPLYDVSSSFAMEQIKYSTALPVRPAADA; translated from the coding sequence ATGGACCTCATCGACCGCAAGCTCTTGGAACTCCTGCAAAGCGACGTGACAATGCCTATCGCCGAGCTGGCTTCGCGGGTGAATCTGTCGCAAACGCCGTGCTGGAAGCGTGTGCAGCGGCTCAAGGAAACCGGCGTGATTCGCGCGCAAGTGGCGCTTTGTGATCCGAAGAAACTCGGCGTCGGCACTACGGTTTTCGTGGCGGTGCGCACGAATCAGCACACGCAAAGCTGGGCCGACGAGTTCACGCGCGCCGTGCGCGACATTCCGGAAGTGGTCGAGGTCTACCGGATGAGCGGCGAGACCGACTATCTGCTGCGCGTCGTGGTGTCCGACATCGACGACTACGACCGCGTCTACAAGCAGCTCATTCGCGCGGTGCCGCTCTACGACGTCAGTTCCAGCTTCGCGATGGAGCAGATCAAGTACTCGACGGCGCTGCCGGTGCGGCCCGCCGCCGACGCCTGA
- a CDS encoding cysteine dioxygenase family protein, with protein MELELATQRNMPFPADPNVAVSRLCHEINAALDAAQADGGMSFGIRVHAALSRVIADPGLSRADQRSGSQQGYQRHLLAADPLGLGRFAIAALVWEPGQFSPVHAHRTWCGYAVIEGALAETLYRWDVDACRAVETRRHSREAGAVSYADAGRGAIHRLGNLADATARAVSIHVYGVASEHIATHVNDLLVA; from the coding sequence ATGGAACTCGAACTGGCCACCCAACGCAACATGCCATTCCCGGCTGACCCGAATGTTGCCGTCAGCCGCCTGTGTCACGAAATCAACGCCGCGCTCGATGCGGCGCAAGCCGATGGCGGCATGTCGTTCGGCATCCGCGTGCATGCGGCGCTTTCCCGCGTGATCGCCGATCCGGGGCTTTCGCGTGCCGACCAGCGCTCGGGCAGCCAGCAGGGCTACCAGCGTCATCTGCTCGCCGCCGATCCCCTCGGCCTCGGCCGTTTCGCGATTGCCGCGCTCGTCTGGGAGCCGGGGCAGTTCAGCCCCGTCCATGCGCATCGGACCTGGTGCGGCTATGCGGTCATCGAGGGCGCGCTCGCCGAGACGCTGTATCGCTGGGACGTGGATGCGTGTCGCGCCGTCGAAACACGACGTCACTCACGCGAAGCGGGCGCGGTGTCATATGCCGATGCGGGACGCGGCGCCATTCATCGGCTCGGCAATCTCGCGGATGCGACAGCGCGCGCCGTATCGATCCATGTCTATGGCGTGGCAAGCGAGCACATCGCCACGCACGTCAACGATCTTCTCGTCGCCTGA
- a CDS encoding FUSC family membrane protein — MRYSFEIRKFIYSQYFFGGLRCALGISLPAVLMLTVFHNRELGFTIATGALGACVVDMPGPLKHKHNEMLACTFIGFFSALATGIATANPLTLWLTVVPLTFVLSLIVVYGNRWPQISFATLFMMIVTLEEHFTPMQALINASWILLGGLWYTYWATLVSHLLVYRIERQALAQSIFSCAEYLQARAEFYDSDADLDECYRKLIEKQIAAVEQQEGAREIVLRNLPKVKTGKLDARRARLFNLFINVVDLHEFFVGAHTDYPLVRKTFAGSDVLVFYRDLMRKAGEDLQEIGLAVLQNRPAPKQISTKAELRAIEYELELMRKHALPEKNPEAYAAAAAVFRRLWSATRLIDKMRRRTRDDASLTETELQIDHALSRFISSRRVPFRQIFSNLTMASPSFRHALRVTIAVGVGFWLGRLLPLTNAYWIVMTTVIILKPGYSLTKQRNTQRIIGTAIGCAVTIALILLVKDPHILLVAMFASMVMSYSLLLFNYAGSVVFTSSYVLLMFHLLAPGSLRLIGERAIDTVVGCAIAIAASHLFPYWEYRLMGKLVKDLLAATRNYLEASWRWKAKTAAGAARTAATATTAASAATAANAATIGVPNAVFADGQARAAFASAMQAVSAADAASEASAAAPRQAEAEAHAVAANAIKAASVTAERLSPAGIGESTAATASKGASAAATVVATALDRDYGYRLARKNVHVAFANLAQAFQRMMLEPKAQQRYVAELNDLLVQSHVLASQITAAAPLLQALNDADGQSFEPVQRAFGIVRDNLSEAQAVVSEEDGAASFDAIKALRRDLDSMVAAAERAQSLPADAIQDLKLLAHQCKQMLTASALIRKDATQIHLPA, encoded by the coding sequence ATGCGTTATTCGTTCGAAATCAGGAAGTTCATTTACAGCCAGTACTTCTTTGGCGGCTTGCGCTGCGCGCTCGGCATCTCGCTGCCCGCGGTGCTCATGCTCACGGTGTTCCACAACCGCGAGCTCGGCTTCACCATCGCGACGGGCGCGCTCGGCGCATGCGTCGTCGACATGCCCGGCCCGCTCAAGCACAAGCACAACGAGATGCTGGCGTGCACGTTCATCGGCTTCTTCTCGGCCCTTGCCACCGGCATCGCGACGGCGAATCCGCTCACGCTCTGGCTGACCGTGGTGCCGCTCACGTTCGTGCTCTCGCTGATCGTGGTCTACGGCAACCGCTGGCCGCAGATCAGCTTCGCCACGCTCTTCATGATGATCGTGACGCTGGAAGAGCATTTCACGCCGATGCAGGCGCTCATCAATGCGTCGTGGATTCTGCTAGGCGGGCTCTGGTACACGTACTGGGCCACGCTCGTGTCGCATTTGCTCGTCTATCGGATCGAGCGGCAGGCGCTCGCGCAGAGCATCTTCAGCTGCGCCGAATACCTTCAGGCGCGCGCCGAGTTTTATGACAGCGACGCCGATCTCGACGAGTGCTACAGAAAGCTGATCGAAAAGCAGATTGCGGCGGTCGAGCAGCAGGAAGGCGCGCGCGAGATCGTGCTGCGCAATCTGCCGAAGGTGAAAACCGGCAAGCTGGATGCGCGGCGCGCGCGGCTTTTCAACCTCTTCATCAACGTCGTCGATCTTCACGAGTTTTTTGTCGGCGCGCATACGGACTATCCGCTCGTGCGCAAGACGTTCGCGGGCTCGGACGTGCTCGTGTTCTATCGCGACCTGATGCGCAAGGCGGGCGAAGACTTGCAGGAGATCGGGCTCGCGGTGCTGCAGAATCGTCCCGCGCCCAAGCAGATCAGCACGAAGGCCGAGTTGCGCGCGATCGAATACGAACTCGAACTCATGCGCAAGCACGCGCTGCCGGAAAAGAATCCGGAGGCGTATGCGGCGGCGGCGGCGGTGTTCCGGCGGCTCTGGAGCGCGACGCGTCTCATCGACAAAATGCGCCGCCGCACACGCGACGACGCGAGTCTGACCGAAACCGAATTGCAGATCGACCACGCGCTCTCGCGTTTCATTTCGAGCCGCCGCGTGCCGTTCAGGCAGATTTTCTCGAACCTCACCATGGCATCGCCCAGCTTTCGCCATGCGCTGCGCGTGACGATCGCGGTGGGTGTCGGCTTCTGGCTCGGCAGGCTCTTGCCGCTCACCAACGCGTACTGGATCGTGATGACCACGGTCATCATCCTGAAACCCGGCTATTCGCTCACCAAGCAGCGCAACACGCAGCGGATCATCGGCACGGCAATCGGCTGCGCGGTCACCATCGCGCTGATTCTGCTCGTGAAAGATCCGCATATTCTGCTCGTCGCCATGTTCGCGTCCATGGTGATGAGTTACAGCCTGCTGCTGTTCAACTACGCGGGCAGCGTCGTGTTCACGTCCAGCTATGTGCTCCTGATGTTCCACCTGCTCGCGCCCGGCAGCTTGCGGCTGATCGGCGAGCGGGCCATCGACACGGTCGTCGGCTGTGCGATCGCCATTGCGGCGAGCCACCTGTTCCCGTACTGGGAATATCGGCTGATGGGCAAGCTCGTGAAGGACTTGCTCGCCGCGACGCGCAATTATCTCGAAGCAAGCTGGCGCTGGAAGGCGAAGACGGCGGCGGGCGCGGCGCGGACGGCGGCGACCGCAACCACGGCGGCCTCGGCGGCCACCGCGGCAAACGCAGCCACGATCGGCGTGCCGAACGCCGTCTTTGCCGACGGCCAGGCGCGCGCCGCCTTTGCCTCGGCGATGCAGGCGGTGTCCGCCGCCGACGCGGCCAGCGAAGCATCCGCAGCGGCGCCGAGGCAGGCCGAAGCCGAAGCCCACGCCGTCGCGGCAAACGCCATCAAGGCCGCGAGCGTCACAGCCGAGCGGCTATCGCCTGCGGGCATCGGAGAGAGCACGGCGGCGACCGCGAGCAAGGGCGCATCCGCTGCCGCGACCGTCGTCGCTACCGCGCTCGACCGGGACTACGGCTACCGCCTCGCGCGCAAGAACGTGCATGTGGCGTTCGCCAATCTCGCGCAGGCGTTCCAGCGCATGATGCTCGAACCGAAGGCGCAGCAAAGGTACGTCGCCGAACTCAACGATCTGCTCGTGCAGAGTCACGTGCTCGCCTCGCAGATCACGGCGGCAGCACCGCTCTTGCAGGCGCTCAACGACGCGGACGGTCAATCGTTCGAGCCGGTGCAGCGCGCGTTCGGCATCGTGCGCGACAACTTGTCGGAAGCGCAGGCGGTGGTGTCGGAGGAAGACGGCGCGGCGTCGTTCGATGCGATCAAGGCGCTGCGCCGCGATCTGGATTCCATGGTCGCCGCAGCGGAACGCGCTCAAAGTCTGCCTGCGGATGCGATACAGGATCTGAAGCTGCTCGCGCATCAATGCAAGCAGATGCTGACTGCGTCGGCGCTCATCCGCAAGGACGCGACGCAGATCCACCTGCCCGCGTGA
- the recB gene encoding exodeoxyribonuclease V subunit beta: MTDVVNNETVQELDVFACELDGVNQIEASAGTGKTWNICALYVRLLLEKQLSVERILVVTFTKAATAELHERIRTRLAGVAHAIENGDAAGDPFIERLFETTLEQMDQDEALQRIRIALHSFDQAAIHTIHAFCQRALQEAPFAAAMPFAFDMEADDSTLRFELAADFWRERVEPAAARVPSFAAWLVAKGAGPASLDAQLARRLKKPLAALRWGDLVSAQAAESADAQALFDEACALWHAERDAIARLLFDAEAMLKQTSHKRSMIEAAIDAWAEYFADADCHAPPPKDALKITASALAKGTKVKHTPPAHPFFEHAETLAAAAAAAEATQRALWLDIVREWLEYAPAELSARKRARRVVSFDDLLSNLHHALVKHAWLAQALRERYPAALIDEFQDTDPLQYAIFNRVFAPHGPLFLVGDPKQAIYSFRAADLHTYLAARDGASARYTLAVNQRSTARIIEACNRVFGANPSAFILDGLDYQPVRAGTRSRGPFVDATPAAAYSDTADFCVWMLPHGEEALSKTNAQRDAAEACAAEIARLLRGAQRGEVRIGDAPLCAGDIAVLVQTHRQGSMVKRVLAAWGVGSVELAQASVFGSLDAEQIERVLAAIDTPGDLRRLRAALATDWFGLDAAALWRLEHAVSIADAHDDPNDNANDSTSWVERFSRYRTIWHERGFAVMWRTLTRELSIAARLVTRPDGERRLTNINHLAELLQARSVEQPGIAPTLRWLAAQRAQQGGGEDAQLRLESDRNLVQIVTVHKSKGLEYAVVFCPFLNDGASRDAAKSGLPDAKEYHDEAGEAVLHYGIDEDESKEVSAAIAREQAAERARLVYVALTRAVYRCYVVAGVYMSNVSNKSTKESRRSVLNWLVAGAGQDFDAFCEEPPDEAGIVAAWHALEAQADGAIGVSPLPVIGTREPLAADAAGTHEMTARTNQRLLRDRWRMASFSSLIAAGARDEANQPQPVEARPDHDELADLNVPLAPEAAPRDETALADDDILAFPRGAAAGECLHRMYELADFTQPATWPGAIDRALREHPTPAPEPLARRLKPMMQRLLADTVSTEIAPGLRLSQIPPTRRMNELEFLFPAPSLDFAGLRRILAAHGYPDVALEAGALRGFIKGFIDMIVEHEGRYWIIDWKSNHLGERPADYSAAPLADAMAHHAYHLQALVYVVALHRYLRARLAAYDYETHVGGYLYLFVRGVRPDWRDGDGPSGVHSGRPPLALVEALDRVMSGGAA; this comes from the coding sequence ATGACTGACGTTGTGAACAACGAAACCGTGCAGGAACTCGACGTCTTCGCCTGTGAACTCGATGGCGTCAACCAGATCGAGGCGTCCGCCGGAACGGGCAAGACGTGGAACATCTGCGCGCTGTACGTGCGCCTGCTGCTGGAAAAACAGTTGAGCGTCGAGCGCATTCTCGTCGTCACGTTCACGAAGGCCGCGACCGCCGAGCTGCACGAGCGCATCCGCACGCGGCTCGCAGGCGTCGCGCATGCCATCGAAAACGGCGACGCGGCGGGCGATCCGTTCATCGAGCGGCTCTTCGAAACCACGCTCGAACAGATGGACCAGGACGAGGCGCTGCAACGCATCCGCATCGCGCTGCATAGCTTCGATCAGGCCGCTATCCACACGATCCACGCGTTCTGCCAGCGCGCGCTGCAGGAAGCGCCGTTCGCCGCCGCGATGCCGTTCGCGTTCGACATGGAAGCCGACGACAGCACGCTGCGCTTCGAACTTGCTGCGGACTTCTGGCGCGAGCGCGTCGAGCCGGCGGCGGCGCGCGTGCCATCGTTCGCGGCGTGGCTCGTCGCTAAGGGCGCGGGGCCGGCATCGCTCGATGCGCAGCTTGCGCGCCGTCTGAAAAAGCCGCTCGCGGCGCTGCGCTGGGGCGACTTGGTTTCTGCACAAGCCGCAGAAAGCGCAGACGCGCAGGCGCTTTTCGACGAAGCTTGCGCCCTATGGCATGCGGAGCGCGACGCGATCGCCAGGCTGCTCTTCGACGCCGAAGCCATGCTTAAGCAGACGTCGCACAAGCGGTCGATGATCGAAGCCGCCATCGACGCGTGGGCCGAGTATTTCGCCGATGCCGACTGTCACGCGCCGCCGCCGAAAGACGCGCTGAAGATCACCGCGTCGGCGCTCGCGAAGGGCACCAAGGTCAAGCACACGCCGCCCGCGCATCCGTTCTTCGAGCATGCCGAGACGCTTGCTGCGGCGGCGGCTGCCGCGGAGGCCACGCAGCGCGCGCTGTGGCTCGATATCGTGCGGGAATGGCTTGAATACGCGCCGGCGGAGTTGTCAGCCAGAAAGCGCGCGCGGCGCGTCGTGTCCTTCGACGATCTGCTCTCGAACCTGCATCACGCGCTCGTCAAACATGCGTGGCTCGCGCAGGCGCTGCGCGAGCGTTATCCGGCGGCGCTCATCGACGAGTTCCAGGACACCGACCCGCTGCAGTACGCCATCTTCAACCGTGTGTTCGCGCCGCACGGGCCGCTCTTCCTCGTGGGCGATCCGAAGCAGGCCATCTACAGTTTTCGCGCGGCCGACCTGCACACGTATCTCGCGGCGCGCGACGGCGCGAGCGCGCGCTATACGCTCGCGGTGAACCAGCGCTCGACGGCGCGGATCATCGAGGCGTGCAACCGCGTGTTCGGCGCGAATCCGTCGGCGTTCATCCTCGACGGGCTCGACTATCAGCCGGTGCGCGCGGGCACGCGCTCGCGCGGTCCGTTCGTCGACGCGACGCCTGCCGCCGCGTATTCGGATACTGCGGATTTCTGCGTGTGGATGTTGCCGCACGGCGAAGAGGCGCTCTCGAAGACAAACGCGCAGCGCGACGCGGCCGAGGCGTGCGCCGCCGAAATCGCGCGGCTTCTGCGCGGCGCGCAGCGTGGCGAAGTGCGCATCGGCGACGCGCCGCTTTGTGCGGGCGATATAGCCGTGCTCGTGCAGACGCACCGGCAGGGCAGCATGGTGAAGCGCGTGCTCGCGGCGTGGGGCGTCGGCAGCGTGGAGCTGGCGCAGGCGTCGGTCTTCGGCTCGCTCGACGCCGAGCAGATCGAGCGCGTGCTCGCGGCCATCGACACGCCGGGCGACTTGCGCCGCTTGCGCGCCGCGCTCGCGACCGACTGGTTCGGGCTCGATGCGGCCGCGCTCTGGCGTCTCGAACATGCGGTTTCCATAGCGGATGCGCACGACGATCCAAACGACAACGCGAACGACTCGACGAGCTGGGTCGAGCGTTTCTCACGCTATCGCACGATCTGGCACGAGCGCGGCTTCGCGGTGATGTGGCGCACGCTCACGCGCGAGCTATCCATTGCGGCGCGCCTCGTCACGCGTCCGGATGGTGAGCGCAGGCTTACGAACATCAATCATCTCGCGGAACTGTTGCAGGCGCGCTCGGTCGAGCAGCCCGGCATCGCGCCGACGCTGCGCTGGCTCGCCGCACAGCGCGCGCAGCAGGGCGGCGGCGAGGACGCGCAACTGCGGCTGGAGTCGGACCGCAATCTCGTGCAGATCGTGACGGTCCACAAGTCGAAAGGGCTGGAGTACGCGGTCGTGTTCTGCCCGTTTCTCAACGACGGCGCATCGCGCGACGCGGCGAAATCCGGCTTGCCCGACGCGAAGGAGTACCACGACGAGGCGGGCGAAGCGGTGCTGCACTATGGCATCGACGAGGACGAGTCGAAGGAGGTGAGCGCTGCCATCGCCCGCGAGCAGGCGGCGGAACGCGCGCGCCTCGTCTATGTCGCGCTGACGCGGGCGGTCTATCGCTGCTACGTGGTCGCGGGCGTGTATATGTCGAACGTCTCGAACAAGTCGACGAAGGAATCGCGACGAAGCGTGCTCAACTGGCTCGTGGCGGGCGCCGGGCAGGACTTTGACGCGTTCTGCGAGGAGCCGCCCGACGAAGCGGGCATCGTCGCCGCGTGGCACGCGCTGGAAGCGCAGGCCGATGGCGCAATCGGCGTGTCGCCGTTGCCCGTCATCGGCACGCGAGAGCCGCTTGCCGCCGATGCTGCCGGCACGCATGAGATGACCGCGCGCACCAATCAGCGTTTGTTGCGGGACCGCTGGCGCATGGCGAGCTTCAGTTCGCTGATCGCAGCCGGCGCCCGCGACGAAGCCAACCAGCCGCAGCCGGTCGAAGCGCGGCCCGATCACGACGAACTCGCGGATCTGAACGTGCCGCTCGCGCCGGAAGCCGCGCCGCGAGACGAAACCGCGCTCGCCGACGACGACATTCTCGCGTTTCCGCGCGGGGCGGCGGCGGGGGAATGTCTGCATCGCATGTACGAACTCGCCGACTTCACGCAGCCGGCGACGTGGCCCGGCGCCATCGATCGCGCGCTGCGGGAGCATCCGACGCCCGCGCCCGAGCCGCTTGCCAGGCGCCTGAAGCCGATGATGCAGCGCCTGCTCGCGGACACCGTCTCGACTGAAATCGCGCCGGGCTTGCGTCTTTCGCAAATTCCGCCGACACGGCGCATGAATGAACTGGAGTTTCTGTTTCCCGCGCCGTCGCTGGATTTTGCGGGACTGCGGCGGATTCTCGCCGCGCACGGCTATCCGGACGTCGCGCTCGAAGCGGGCGCGTTGCGCGGCTTTATCAAGGGGTTCATCGACATGATCGTGGAGCACGAGGGGCGCTACTGGATCATCGACTGGAAGTCGAATCATCTGGGCGAGCGCCCCGCGGACTACAGCGCCGCGCCGCTCGCCGACGCGATGGCGCACCACGCGTATCACCTTCAGGCGCTCGTGTATGTCGTCGCATTGCACCGGTATCTGCGCGCACGGCTTGCGGCTTACGACTACGAGACACACGTCGGCGGCTATCTGTATTTGTTCGTGCGCGGCGTGCGCCCTGACTGGCGCGACGGCGACGGGCCGAGCGGCGTGCATAGCGGACGCCCGCCGCTCGCGCTGGTCGAGGCGCTTGATCGGGTGATGTCCGGAGGCGCGGCATGA